A single window of Cupriavidus pauculus DNA harbors:
- a CDS encoding AraC family transcriptional regulator: MSQVDWLSQLLQMINVTGQLEVRCIYGAPWRVAWDQSAPHEIPYHVVLKGRAILEDPQTGSFKELLGGDIVLLPHGSAHVLHDGSGHAPRLTNNRQGSAGFLLSENDGDGERLDMLCGRFCIRSPHDRIIRDYLPERLVVRSVDGEDGIMSASTDLASLVGLMRMEATGDKPGGNAMLNALSFALFTLVLRAASELEQSPEGLLALAGHPRLAPAISAMFADPARPWSLSDLAGLCNMSRATFMRHFQSTLGRSANDLLTDIRISIAANELKKPTMTTEAVADSVGYQSVAAFRRVFTNRMNMTPGQWRRLARNGE; this comes from the coding sequence ATGTCCCAAGTCGACTGGTTGAGCCAACTCCTGCAAATGATCAACGTCACAGGCCAACTTGAGGTTCGCTGCATCTATGGCGCGCCATGGCGTGTCGCATGGGATCAGTCCGCACCGCATGAAATTCCTTACCACGTCGTCCTCAAGGGTAGGGCCATTCTTGAGGATCCACAGACAGGCTCATTTAAGGAGCTCCTGGGCGGCGATATCGTACTGTTACCGCACGGGTCGGCCCATGTGTTGCACGATGGCAGCGGACACGCACCCCGTCTGACCAACAATCGACAGGGCTCCGCGGGATTCCTGCTTAGCGAGAACGACGGCGACGGGGAACGTCTCGACATGCTTTGCGGGCGGTTTTGTATCCGGTCGCCCCATGATCGGATCATCCGCGATTATCTTCCGGAAAGGTTGGTGGTACGGTCCGTAGACGGGGAAGACGGCATCATGTCGGCCTCGACAGATCTTGCAAGCCTCGTGGGACTGATGCGCATGGAGGCTACCGGCGACAAGCCCGGAGGCAACGCCATGCTCAACGCGCTGAGCTTCGCGCTATTCACTCTTGTGCTGCGCGCCGCGAGTGAGTTGGAGCAGTCGCCCGAGGGCTTATTGGCGCTTGCCGGCCACCCACGACTGGCCCCGGCTATTTCAGCCATGTTCGCCGATCCGGCTCGGCCCTGGAGTCTGTCCGACCTAGCAGGCTTGTGCAATATGTCCCGCGCCACGTTTATGCGGCACTTTCAGTCCACGCTCGGGCGCTCGGCAAACGACCTGCTAACTGATATCCGGATAAGCATAGCCGCCAACGAATTGAAGAAGCCGACGATGACCACGGAGGCGGTGGCCGACTCGGTCGGATATCAGTCCGTTGCCGCCTTCCGTCGGGTATTCACTAACAGGATGAACATGACGCCGGGGCAATGGCGACGTCTGGCGCGCAACGGTGAGTAA
- a CDS encoding glutathione S-transferase N-terminal domain-containing protein: MTLNHPIFSRWPARHPDRMQLFSLPTPNGVKVGIMLEETGLAYEPHRVDIIAHEHHDPAFVALNPNGKIPAIYDPHGPGEQPLALFESGAILIYLADKTGRFLSTDPATRYETIQWVMWQVGGVGPMFGQVGFFNKFAGKAYEDKRPLERYLTESARLLGVLDERLAGRDWVMGRDYSIADISLLGWVRNLIGFYEARELVGFERFARVQQWLDRGLCRPGVQRGLEVTAA; encoded by the coding sequence GTGACCCTCAATCATCCAATTTTTTCGCGCTGGCCTGCACGGCACCCCGATCGAATGCAGCTGTTTTCCTTACCGACGCCAAACGGCGTGAAGGTGGGCATCATGTTGGAAGAAACGGGTCTCGCTTATGAGCCGCATCGCGTCGACATCATCGCTCACGAGCACCATGATCCGGCATTTGTCGCGCTCAACCCGAATGGCAAGATTCCTGCGATTTACGATCCGCATGGGCCAGGTGAACAGCCCCTGGCGTTGTTCGAATCGGGAGCGATCCTGATCTATCTCGCGGACAAGACGGGACGGTTTCTGTCTACTGATCCCGCCACCCGCTACGAAACCATTCAGTGGGTGATGTGGCAGGTAGGCGGTGTCGGACCGATGTTCGGCCAGGTTGGGTTCTTCAACAAATTTGCCGGCAAAGCCTATGAAGACAAGCGCCCGCTCGAGCGCTACCTAACTGAATCAGCGCGGCTGCTCGGCGTGCTTGACGAACGGCTCGCAGGCAGAGACTGGGTGATGGGGCGCGACTATAGCATCGCCGATATCTCACTGCTAGGTTGGGTGCGCAATCTGATCGGCTTTTACGAAGCCCGTGAGCTCGTCGGCTTCGAACGCTTTGCTCGTGTTCAACAGTGGCTCGACCGTGGCCTCTGCCGTCCCGGCGTGCAACGCGGACTCGAAGTGACGGCAGCCTAG
- a CDS encoding LysR family transcriptional regulator has translation MDRLVSMQAFTRVVDVGTFAGAAESLNLPKATLTRLIQKLETHLAVKLLHRTTRRISVTTDGAAYYERCVRILADIDEAEYLLTRHNNSPRGTLTVDTTSGIAKMILLPQLHDFCNAYPELRLELTSNGKPIDLLKEGVDVVLRVGALEEAMVARRIGWLRLALYASPIYLRRFGTPEDLTELAQHKAVNFLSNRTGRATPWSLACGGERGEVLLPSVIATNDTDVLLGCALDGHGIARMSRATAAPYVGSGRLVEIMSGWQTDPIPISAMYPQNRHLSAKVRVFVNWAADIFSRHPHFSAEAPKLAA, from the coding sequence ATGGATCGTCTCGTCTCGATGCAGGCTTTCACGCGGGTGGTGGATGTGGGTACCTTTGCGGGCGCCGCGGAATCGCTGAATCTTCCCAAGGCCACGCTTACCAGGCTGATCCAGAAGCTGGAGACGCATCTTGCGGTCAAGCTGCTGCACCGGACGACGCGTCGCATCAGCGTGACTACCGATGGCGCCGCCTACTACGAACGCTGCGTGCGCATCTTGGCCGATATCGACGAAGCGGAGTATCTGCTAACGCGCCATAACAACTCGCCGCGCGGCACGCTGACCGTAGACACCACGAGCGGGATCGCGAAAATGATCCTGCTGCCGCAACTGCATGACTTCTGCAATGCGTATCCGGAGCTCCGGCTCGAACTGACCAGCAACGGCAAGCCGATTGACTTGCTAAAAGAAGGCGTCGACGTGGTGCTGCGCGTGGGCGCGCTGGAAGAAGCCATGGTGGCACGCCGCATAGGTTGGCTGCGGCTGGCCCTCTATGCGTCGCCGATCTATCTGCGCCGCTTCGGCACGCCAGAGGATCTTACCGAACTGGCGCAGCACAAGGCGGTGAATTTTCTGTCGAACCGCACCGGACGCGCGACGCCGTGGTCGCTCGCTTGCGGCGGCGAACGCGGCGAAGTGCTGCTGCCCTCAGTGATTGCCACGAATGATACCGATGTCCTTCTTGGCTGCGCGTTGGACGGCCACGGCATTGCACGCATGTCACGGGCGACAGCCGCGCCTTATGTCGGCAGTGGCCGGCTGGTGGAAATCATGTCCGGGTGGCAGACCGACCCAATACCGATCTCCGCGATGTATCCGCAGAATCGGCACCTGTCGGCAAAGGTGCGGGTGTTCGTGAACTGGGCTGCCGACATATTTTCCCGGCATCCGCATTTCAGTGCTGAGGCGCCAAAGCTCGCGGCCTGA
- a CDS encoding YkgB family protein yields MTANTNAFRLRIAEKGVQSLSLLAPLRWALVVIFLWFGAMKFTAYEAHGIAPFIANSPIMSWLHAFFGVQGASYAVGVLELSTALALILGAFQPGFSALGAAMSTTTYLITLTFFLSTPGVAEATAGGFPAISALPGQFLLKDLVLLAASISLLLASLRSTCLGTAAPDV; encoded by the coding sequence ATGACTGCCAATACAAATGCATTTCGTCTGAGAATCGCCGAAAAGGGCGTCCAATCGCTCTCTCTTCTCGCCCCACTGAGGTGGGCACTGGTCGTCATCTTTCTTTGGTTTGGCGCGATGAAATTCACCGCATACGAAGCCCACGGGATCGCGCCTTTCATCGCCAACAGTCCGATCATGAGTTGGCTGCATGCCTTTTTTGGCGTTCAAGGCGCAAGTTACGCCGTTGGCGTACTGGAGTTGTCGACCGCCTTGGCGCTGATTCTTGGAGCCTTCCAGCCTGGGTTCTCCGCTTTAGGCGCAGCGATGTCCACTACGACCTATCTGATCACGCTCACGTTCTTTCTGAGCACACCGGGCGTAGCAGAAGCGACAGCGGGTGGCTTCCCGGCGATTTCAGCGCTGCCTGGTCAGTTCCTTCTTAAAGATCTCGTTCTGCTCGCCGCATCGATCTCTCTTCTTTTGGCGTCTCTCCGCAGCACATGTTTGGGCACCGCAGCGCCTGACGTTTAG
- a CDS encoding carboxymuconolactone decarboxylase family protein: MARTAVLNSEQVPAESRATLDAFTRNIGFTPNMMASFAQSPIAFNAWATLLAGLSKALDVKTRDGIGLAVSEVNGCNYCLTVHSFTAAHMAKLPPDEILLARKGHASEPKRDAALQFARKVILTRGQVSDADLSAVREAGYTDANLMEIVALVAMYSLTNYFNNVFDPDKDFPAVAPAGSI, from the coding sequence ATGGCAAGAACCGCAGTGCTGAACTCGGAACAGGTACCGGCCGAATCGAGGGCGACGCTCGATGCATTCACGAGAAACATCGGCTTCACGCCGAACATGATGGCGAGCTTCGCGCAGAGTCCGATTGCGTTTAACGCATGGGCGACGCTCCTAGCCGGCCTGAGCAAGGCGCTCGATGTAAAGACGCGCGACGGTATCGGCCTGGCTGTGTCCGAGGTGAATGGTTGCAACTACTGCCTGACCGTGCATAGCTTTACGGCCGCGCACATGGCCAAGTTGCCCCCCGACGAAATCCTCCTGGCCCGCAAGGGGCACGCCAGTGAGCCCAAGCGCGATGCAGCACTGCAGTTTGCACGCAAGGTCATCTTGACCCGCGGCCAAGTCAGCGACGCCGATCTGAGCGCCGTTCGCGAAGCCGGCTACACAGATGCCAATCTCATGGAGATCGTCGCGCTCGTAGCCATGTACTCGCTCACCAACTACTTTAACAACGTGTTCGATCCAGATAAAGACTTCCCTGCTGTGGCACCGGCGGGATCGATTTGA
- a CDS encoding PLP-dependent aminotransferase family protein has product MDATLQIHLDRKAKIPLSEQIRLSIAKAIDTGVLAPGTRLPSWQDLAAQLGVARGTVQAAYERLADAQRIEAFGARGTRVAPWRSTPTALPGSLAHGDFFRTYLAMHAGPAIFQLGIPALGSLPDTLFARARSSNVLKVGSSSSLVYPDPRGELELRREIGAYLAISRNLHCVPEQLFITSGYSAGLGLALRVLGLDRKKVWMEEPGFMVTRKALELARLERVLVPVDAEGLDVDYGIEKASDAALAVVTPGQQAPLGPTLSLQRRLQLLEWAVSSGAWIIEDDYLSELQLEGRAAPALASLGESNRVIHIGTFSKTISPGLRLGFLVAPVNLINEFSEVVASLSPAPSPIIQLATAQFLRDGHYIRRVRRLKRLYTAQRDALCEQLRTHHALWTNAGLAILLRLPHGAPDIQIAREATNAGMAPSPLSGWFAQPSCGSAGLLLGIATAPESQVVTACNRLFEIIDRHC; this is encoded by the coding sequence ATGGACGCGACGCTACAAATCCACTTGGACCGGAAAGCAAAGATTCCCTTGTCAGAGCAGATTCGACTAAGTATTGCAAAGGCAATTGACACCGGGGTGCTCGCGCCGGGTACTCGATTGCCGTCGTGGCAAGACCTCGCGGCGCAACTCGGTGTAGCGCGCGGTACCGTTCAAGCGGCGTATGAGCGCTTGGCCGACGCACAGAGAATCGAGGCCTTTGGAGCGCGGGGTACCCGCGTCGCGCCTTGGCGGAGTACGCCAACCGCTCTGCCCGGATCGCTCGCTCACGGGGATTTTTTCCGTACCTATCTCGCAATGCATGCGGGGCCGGCCATATTTCAGCTTGGAATTCCGGCGTTAGGCTCATTACCGGACACGCTTTTCGCTCGCGCGCGCTCCTCAAATGTATTGAAAGTAGGATCTTCCTCGTCATTGGTCTATCCCGATCCCCGCGGGGAGTTAGAGCTGCGCCGGGAGATTGGCGCTTATCTCGCGATTTCCCGGAACCTTCACTGCGTCCCAGAGCAGCTGTTTATCACTTCCGGATACAGCGCCGGTCTCGGGCTCGCACTACGCGTACTCGGGCTCGACCGTAAAAAGGTCTGGATGGAGGAGCCCGGCTTCATGGTGACCCGAAAGGCGTTGGAACTCGCTCGCCTAGAGCGTGTTTTGGTCCCTGTAGATGCCGAAGGTTTGGATGTCGACTATGGAATCGAAAAGGCTTCAGACGCCGCGCTCGCTGTTGTGACGCCCGGCCAACAAGCACCTTTGGGTCCGACCCTGTCGTTACAGCGACGGCTTCAGTTGCTTGAATGGGCAGTATCCAGCGGCGCCTGGATTATCGAAGACGACTACCTCAGCGAATTGCAGTTGGAGGGCAGGGCTGCCCCCGCTCTGGCGTCTTTGGGAGAAAGCAATCGGGTCATCCATATCGGGACGTTCAGTAAGACCATCAGCCCGGGACTGCGGCTTGGATTCTTGGTGGCACCGGTTAATTTGATCAACGAATTCTCTGAAGTGGTGGCCTCGCTTTCCCCGGCGCCCTCGCCGATCATTCAGCTTGCCACAGCCCAGTTCCTGCGCGATGGGCACTACATCCGGCGCGTTCGTCGGCTCAAGCGCCTATATACAGCCCAGCGTGACGCGCTATGCGAGCAGTTGCGAACCCACCATGCGCTATGGACAAACGCGGGCCTAGCCATACTTCTCAGGCTCCCGCATGGCGCCCCCGACATACAAATCGCTCGAGAGGCGACAAACGCCGGGATGGCACCGTCACCGCTTTCCGGGTGGTTCGCGCAGCCGTCTTGTGGTTCGGCTGGCCTTCTTCTCGGGATTGCGACAGCACCTGAATCGCAAGTCGTGACTGCATGCAATCGTCTCTTTGAGATCATCGATCGCCATTGCTAA
- a CDS encoding nitroreductase family protein: MTTAINMTNAVIECILSRSAAKYYDPAAALSDDQIRELVRIGTSAPTSFHMQNWRFIAVRTAAAKAKLSPIAWSQPAIADAAVTFIIVGQLADASVIPERLAPLVAAGVMPAAMVPEWENPARDLYQDYPQRQRDEAVRTGTFGAAAMIYAARSLGLGSTPMIGFDAEAVHREFGLAANEVPVMLLSVGVERPGNWAQKPRLPVADVLDLV; the protein is encoded by the coding sequence ATGACCACCGCAATCAACATGACCAACGCCGTTATTGAATGCATTCTGAGCCGCAGCGCGGCCAAGTACTACGACCCGGCCGCCGCCCTGAGCGACGACCAGATTCGCGAGCTGGTGCGCATCGGCACATCCGCGCCGACGTCGTTCCACATGCAGAACTGGCGCTTTATCGCCGTACGCACTGCGGCGGCCAAGGCCAAGCTTAGCCCGATTGCCTGGAGCCAGCCTGCGATCGCCGACGCCGCCGTGACCTTCATCATCGTCGGCCAACTGGCCGATGCCAGCGTGATTCCGGAACGTCTGGCGCCACTGGTGGCGGCTGGCGTTATGCCGGCAGCGATGGTGCCCGAGTGGGAAAACCCCGCACGCGATCTATACCAAGACTATCCGCAACGCCAGCGGGATGAAGCCGTGCGCACCGGCACGTTCGGCGCGGCGGCAATGATCTACGCGGCCCGGTCGCTGGGCCTGGGGTCGACCCCGATGATCGGCTTCGATGCCGAGGCGGTGCATAGAGAGTTTGGACTGGCAGCCAACGAGGTGCCGGTCATGCTGCTCTCCGTGGGCGTCGAGCGTCCCGGAAACTGGGCGCAGAAGCCGCGCCTGCCCGTGGCCGACGTGCTGGATCTCGTTTAA
- a CDS encoding AraC family transcriptional regulator has translation MVRIVTNVHQSRTSGIWANTEVEVLEYGELQDVARPIGSQRVSLRAALREIGGRIEARYAPSKPLVDAYHGSDHLSLIEQGGEAYGYTRFIRGFRCVAIHFDDTLLGEACGSATAAAKFRSRLMFENKPIWAMADRLALACVTPRIGQRLYCESLVGMLAVELAGLETIGRGAACKGGLAPFRLRRILDYIEDHLGENIALTELAAISEVSLAHFMRAFRTSTGEAPLRFIMRRRVARATRLLLETSTPLVQIAHDCGFADRSHMTTCFRRIAGNTPGRIRSERS, from the coding sequence GTGGTCCGTATCGTGACAAACGTGCATCAAAGCCGTACCAGCGGCATCTGGGCAAACACAGAAGTGGAAGTCCTCGAATACGGCGAATTGCAAGACGTGGCGCGTCCGATTGGATCGCAGCGAGTTAGTCTGCGGGCGGCCTTGCGAGAGATCGGCGGCCGTATTGAGGCACGCTACGCGCCATCCAAGCCGCTTGTCGATGCCTATCACGGCAGTGATCACTTGAGTCTGATCGAGCAAGGCGGCGAAGCCTACGGCTATACCCGTTTCATTCGCGGCTTTCGTTGCGTGGCGATCCACTTCGACGATACGCTGCTGGGTGAAGCATGCGGGAGCGCAACGGCTGCGGCAAAATTCCGCTCGCGGCTCATGTTCGAGAACAAGCCGATTTGGGCTATGGCCGATCGGCTCGCACTGGCATGCGTCACGCCGCGCATCGGTCAGCGGCTTTACTGCGAGAGTCTGGTCGGCATGCTCGCAGTGGAACTGGCCGGGCTCGAGACAATCGGCCGAGGCGCGGCCTGCAAGGGAGGACTCGCCCCGTTTCGCTTGCGACGTATTCTCGATTACATCGAAGATCATCTTGGTGAGAACATCGCCCTTACAGAGTTGGCGGCAATATCCGAAGTGAGTCTCGCGCACTTCATGCGAGCTTTTCGCACTTCGACCGGTGAGGCGCCGCTGCGGTTCATCATGCGACGAAGAGTGGCCCGGGCCACGCGATTGCTATTGGAAACCAGCACGCCGCTGGTCCAAATTGCGCACGACTGCGGCTTCGCAGATCGTTCGCATATGACGACATGCTTTCGTCGTATTGCGGGGAACACTCCGGGGCGCATCCGCTCAGAGCGCTCGTAA
- a CDS encoding gamma-glutamyl-gamma-aminobutyrate hydrolase family protein, translated as MAYPPNPACQTIPALVGVVCNRFFVGGHDQHGAKERYRRALSNVAGVTPVFIPATGTITDVSSYLHVLSGLLFPGGTSIVNPALHQDELATGFPLGPARDHVIVQLMRGAVSRGMPILAIDRGFHEMNVAFGGTLHSALCAAGYNKHHWEGLSEALDTRYRYKHRVHLSSDGILSGWLGTDVALVNSLHIQGVRALGEALVAEAIAPDGLIEAMRVVEARFAIGVQWHPEVSACTDRLSQSLFVGFGAACRRYRRSKGTRESASA; from the coding sequence ATGGCATATCCTCCTAACCCTGCGTGTCAGACCATTCCGGCGCTTGTCGGAGTTGTTTGCAACCGGTTCTTTGTCGGTGGACACGACCAGCATGGCGCCAAGGAAAGGTATCGTCGCGCACTGAGCAACGTGGCCGGCGTTACACCGGTCTTCATTCCCGCGACTGGGACGATTACCGATGTCTCTTCCTATTTGCATGTCCTCTCTGGCTTGCTGTTCCCTGGGGGGACTTCCATTGTCAATCCGGCTCTCCATCAAGACGAGCTAGCAACGGGATTCCCGCTTGGTCCTGCGCGTGACCATGTCATCGTCCAATTGATGCGTGGCGCCGTGTCACGGGGAATGCCTATACTTGCGATCGACCGTGGCTTTCACGAGATGAACGTCGCCTTTGGAGGCACACTGCACTCTGCTCTCTGTGCGGCCGGTTACAACAAACACCATTGGGAAGGTTTGTCAGAGGCACTGGACACGCGCTATCGGTACAAGCACAGAGTTCACCTATCGTCCGACGGCATCCTCAGCGGCTGGCTGGGAACAGATGTAGCCCTCGTGAATTCCCTGCACATACAGGGCGTTCGCGCCCTAGGCGAAGCCCTGGTTGCCGAAGCCATTGCGCCAGACGGCTTGATCGAGGCTATGCGGGTCGTGGAGGCCCGCTTTGCAATTGGCGTTCAATGGCATCCTGAAGTCAGCGCGTGCACAGACCGACTCTCGCAATCGCTATTCGTGGGCTTTGGAGCCGCATGCCGTCGGTATAGGCGAAGCAAGGGAACGCGTGAAAGTGCGTCGGCATGA